The following are from one region of the Gadus chalcogrammus isolate NIFS_2021 chromosome 19, NIFS_Gcha_1.0, whole genome shotgun sequence genome:
- the si:dkey-247m21.3 gene encoding 5-hydroxytryptamine receptor 4, producing the protein MATTSPPTSHLLDVILNTEPAPQPPSLASVEKIVLTIFLSIIILMTVFGNLLVMVALCKDRHLRKKKTNYFIVSLAFADLLVALVVMPFAAIELTTGQWFYGEIFCLIRTSLDVLLTTASILHLCCIALDRYYAICCQPLVYRHKMTPVRVAVMLGGCWIIPSFISFLPIMQSWNAIGIEDIIEERRSVASNDTSCVFLVNRPYALVCSTVAFYVPLALMLLAYQRIYVTAMSHARQIETLQRAGSTSSASPNDKLHTSSSRMRVETKAAKTLAVIMGCFCLCWAPFFITNVVDPFIQYSVPWQLWTAWLWLGYINSGLNPFLYAFLNRAFRRAFLVILCCGDQRYARQGSYSHAYSLRPCTSANGTSVALRLSFLPNRSYSDNGRRILTSEPESQDSLGPL; encoded by the exons ATGGCCACAACATCACCTCCAACATCACA TTTGTTGGACGTCATTTTGAACACGGAGCCAGCCCCACAGCCCCCGTCCCTGGCCTCGGTGGAGAAGATTGTCCTCACCATCTTCCtctccatcatcatcctcatgacCGTGTTCGGAAACCTTCTCGTCATGGTCGCTCTCTGTAAGGATAGGCACCTACG gaAGAAGAAGACCAACTACTTCATCGTGTCACTGGCGTTCGCTGACCTGCTGGTGGCGCTGGTGGTCATGCCCTTCGCCGCCATCGAGCTGACCACGGGCCAGTGGTTCTACGGGGAGATCTTCTGCCTCATCCGCACCTCCCTGGACGTCCTGCTCACCACCGCCTCCATCCTGCACCTCTGCTGCATCGCCCTGGAcag atactATGCTATCTGCTGCCAGCCGCTGGTGTACAGACACAAGATGACCCCGGTGCGGGTGGCGGTGATGCTGGGCGGCTGCTGGATCAtcccctccttcatctccttccTGCCAATCATGCAGAGCTGGAACGCCATTGGGATCGAGGACATC ATCGAGGAGCGGCGCAGTGTGGCGTCCAACGACACCAGCTGTGTGTTCCTGGTGAACCGGCCCTACGCCCTGGTCTGCTCCACCGTGGCCTTCTACGTCCCACTGGCACTCATGCTGCTCGCCTACCAGCGCATCTACGTCACCGCCATGAGCCACGCCCGCCAGATCGAGACACTGCAGCGCGCCGGCTCT ACGTCCTCCGCCTCGCCCAACGACAAGCTCCACACGTCCAGCAGCCGCATGCGCGTGGAGACCAAGGCGGCCAAGACGCTGGCCGTCATCATGGGGTGCTTCTGCCTGTGCTGGGCACCCTTCTTCATCACCAACGTGGTGGACCCCTTCATCCAGTACTCTGTGCCCTGGCAGCTGTGGACCGCCTGGCTGTGGCTGGGCTACATCAACTCGGGCCTCAACCCCTTCCTGTACGCCTTCCTGAACCGCGCCTTCCGCCGGGCCTTCCTGGTGATCCTGTGCTGTGGGGACCAGCGCTACGCGCGGCAGGGCAGCTACTCCCACGCATACAGTCTCAGGCCCTGCACCTCTGCCAACGGGACCTCTGTGGCCCTCAG